From the genome of Streptomyces sp. NBC_01341, one region includes:
- a CDS encoding GntR family transcriptional regulator translates to MTPPVVHSLREQIREHIVEGIVSGRWKPGERIVERRIATELEVSQTPVREALRELETLRLIESAPNKGVRVRSLTAADLEESYPVRAGLEQIAAELAAPALGEDCSALAPHVAALYEADRLADGEAQVRHTVAFHREMVRAAGNAVLLHTWEGLGIEVFTALSIRWLGTVQKSYAEEHEALIEAFLRRDPQIAVLVKEHVLGCAPRA, encoded by the coding sequence ATGACCCCGCCCGTCGTCCACTCGCTGCGCGAACAGATCCGCGAGCACATCGTGGAGGGAATAGTCAGCGGGCGCTGGAAGCCGGGTGAGCGGATCGTGGAGCGCCGCATCGCGACGGAGCTGGAGGTCAGCCAGACCCCGGTGCGCGAGGCGCTGCGCGAGCTGGAGACGCTCCGGCTGATCGAGTCGGCTCCCAACAAGGGCGTCCGGGTGCGCAGCCTGACGGCGGCGGACCTGGAGGAGAGCTATCCCGTGCGGGCGGGGCTGGAGCAGATCGCGGCCGAGCTGGCGGCCCCGGCCCTCGGCGAGGACTGCTCGGCGCTCGCTCCGCACGTGGCGGCCCTCTACGAGGCGGACCGGCTGGCCGACGGCGAGGCGCAGGTGCGGCACACGGTGGCCTTCCACCGGGAGATGGTGCGGGCCGCCGGGAACGCCGTTCTGCTGCACACCTGGGAGGGGCTGGGCATCGAGGTGTTCACGGCTCTGTCGATCCGCTGGCTGGGCACGGTGCAGAAGTCGTACGCGGAGGAGCACGAGGCGCTCATCGAGGCGTTCCTGCGGCGGGACCCGCAGATCGCCGTCCTGGTGAAGGAGCACGTCCTCGGGTGCGCCCCGCGCGCGTGA
- the sucB gene encoding 2-oxoglutarate dehydrogenase, E2 component, dihydrolipoamide succinyltransferase, producing MSVSVTLPALGESVTEGTVTRWLKAEGERVEADEPLLEVSTDKVDTEIPAPASGVLSSIKVAEDETVEVGAELAVIDDGSGAPAAESAPAAEPEAAPAPAAEAPAPEAPAAEAPAAEAPAPAAAPAGGASGTDVTLPALGESVTEGTVTRWLKEVGEEVAEDEPLLEVSTDKVDTEIPSPVAGVLLEIVVGEDETAEVGAKLAVIGAPGAAPAAAPAAAAPAPAAAPAAAPAEAAPAPAAAPAPAAPAPAAQAPAPAAPAPAAPAPAAAPAPAPAAPAPAAQAPAPAAPSAPSGDDGAYVTPLVRKLAAENGVDLGSVKGTGVGGRIRKQDVAAAAEAAKAAAAAPAPAVAAPAAKAAPKLEASPLRGQTVKMTRMRKLIGDNMMKALHSQAQLTTVLEVDITKLMKLRNQAKESFAAREGVKLSPMPFFVKAAAQALKAHPVVNARINEDEGTVTYFDSENIGIAVDAEKGLMTPVIKGAGDLNIAGIAKKTAELAGKARGGGLTPDDMSGATFTVSNTGSRGALFDTVIVPPNQAAILGIGATVKRPAVIETAEGTVIGIRDMTYLSLSYDHRLVDGADAARYLTTVKAILEAGEFEVELGL from the coding sequence ATGTCGGTTTCCGTAACCCTTCCGGCGCTCGGCGAGAGCGTCACCGAGGGCACTGTCACCCGTTGGCTGAAGGCCGAGGGCGAGCGCGTCGAGGCCGACGAGCCGCTGCTCGAGGTCTCGACCGACAAGGTCGACACCGAGATCCCGGCCCCCGCTTCGGGCGTGCTCTCGTCCATCAAGGTCGCTGAGGACGAGACCGTCGAGGTCGGCGCCGAGCTGGCCGTCATCGACGACGGTTCGGGCGCACCCGCGGCCGAGTCCGCGCCGGCCGCCGAGCCGGAGGCCGCTCCGGCCCCGGCCGCCGAGGCCCCCGCCCCCGAGGCGCCCGCCGCCGAGGCCCCCGCTGCGGAGGCCCCGGCCCCCGCAGCCGCCCCGGCCGGTGGCGCCTCCGGCACCGACGTCACCCTCCCCGCACTCGGTGAGAGCGTCACCGAGGGCACCGTCACCCGCTGGCTGAAGGAGGTCGGCGAGGAGGTCGCGGAGGACGAGCCCCTGCTCGAGGTCTCCACGGACAAGGTCGACACCGAGATCCCCTCCCCCGTCGCCGGTGTGCTGCTGGAGATCGTCGTCGGTGAGGACGAGACCGCCGAGGTCGGCGCCAAGCTCGCCGTCATCGGTGCTCCGGGGGCCGCACCCGCCGCTGCTCCGGCCGCCGCCGCACCGGCCCCCGCCGCCGCACCCGCCGCTGCTCCGGCCGAGGCCGCACCGGCCCCCGCCGCCGCTCCGGCTCCGGCGGCACCCGCCCCGGCCGCACAGGCTCCGGCACCCGCCGCACCGGCACCCGCAGCACCGGCACCCGCAGCCGCACCCGCGCCTGCGCCTGCCGCGCCCGCCCCGGCCGCGCAGGCTCCGGCGCCGGCCGCCCCGTCCGCGCCTTCCGGTGACGACGGCGCGTACGTCACGCCGCTGGTCCGCAAGCTCGCCGCCGAGAACGGCGTCGACCTGGGTTCGGTCAAGGGCACCGGCGTCGGTGGCCGCATCCGCAAGCAGGACGTCGCCGCCGCCGCGGAGGCCGCCAAGGCAGCCGCCGCCGCTCCGGCTCCGGCCGTCGCCGCTCCCGCGGCCAAGGCCGCGCCGAAGCTGGAGGCGTCCCCGCTGCGCGGTCAGACGGTCAAGATGACCCGCATGCGCAAGCTCATCGGCGACAACATGATGAAGGCGCTGCACTCGCAGGCCCAGCTGACCACGGTCCTCGAGGTCGACATCACGAAGCTGATGAAGCTGCGCAACCAGGCGAAGGAGTCCTTCGCCGCCCGTGAGGGCGTCAAGCTGTCCCCGATGCCGTTCTTCGTGAAGGCGGCGGCCCAGGCGCTGAAGGCCCACCCGGTCGTCAACGCCCGGATCAACGAGGACGAGGGCACCGTCACGTACTTCGACTCGGAGAACATCGGCATCGCCGTGGACGCCGAGAAGGGTCTGATGACCCCGGTCATCAAGGGTGCGGGCGACCTGAACATCGCCGGTATCGCGAAGAAGACCGCCGAGCTGGCCGGCAAGGCGCGCGGTGGCGGCCTGACTCCGGACGACATGTCCGGCGCGACCTTCACCGTCAGCAACACCGGTTCGCGCGGCGCGCTGTTCGACACGGTCATCGTGCCCCCGAACCAGGCCGCCATCCTGGGCATCGGTGCCACGGTCAAGCGTCCGGCGGTCATCGAGACGGCGGAGGGCACGGTCATCGGCATCCGTGACATGACCTACCTCTCGCTCTCCTACGACCACCGTCTGGTGGACGGCGCGGACGCCGCCCGTTACCTGACCACGGTCAAGGCGATCCTCGAGGCGGGCGAGTTCGAGGTCGAGCTCGGTCTCTGA
- the lpdA gene encoding dihydrolipoyl dehydrogenase has protein sequence MANDASTVFDLVILGGGSGGYAAALRGAQLGLDVALIEKGKVGGTCLHNGCIPTKALLHAGEIADQAREAEQFGVKATFEGIDMAAVHKYKDDVISGLYKGLQGLIASRKVHYIEGEGRLSSATSVDVNGERVQGRHVLLATGSVPKSLPGLEIDGNRIISSDHALKLDRVPKSAIVLGGGVIGVEFASAWKSFGTDVTIVEGLKHLVPVEDENSSKLLERAFRKRGIKFNLGTFFDKAEYTQDGVKVSLADGKTFEAEVLLVAIGRGPVSQGLGYEEAGVAMDRGYVLVDEYMQTNVPTISAVGDLVPTLQLAHVGFAEGILVAERLAGLKTVPVDYDGVPKVTYCHPEVASVGITEAKAKEIYGADKVVALKYNLAGNGKSKILKTAGEIKLVQVKDGAVVGVHMVGDRMGEQVGEAQLIYNWEALPAEVAQLIHAHPTQNEAMGEAHLALAGKPLHSHD, from the coding sequence GTGGCGAACGACGCCAGCACCGTTTTCGACCTAGTGATCCTCGGCGGTGGCAGCGGCGGTTACGCCGCGGCCCTGCGCGGAGCTCAGCTGGGCCTGGACGTCGCACTGATCGAGAAGGGCAAGGTCGGCGGCACCTGCCTGCACAACGGCTGCATCCCCACGAAGGCGCTGCTGCACGCCGGCGAGATCGCCGACCAGGCCCGCGAGGCCGAGCAGTTCGGCGTGAAGGCCACCTTCGAGGGCATCGACATGGCGGCCGTCCACAAGTACAAGGACGACGTGATCTCGGGCCTCTACAAGGGCCTGCAGGGACTCATCGCCTCGCGCAAGGTCCACTACATCGAGGGTGAGGGCCGCCTGTCGTCGGCCACCTCGGTGGACGTGAACGGCGAGCGCGTACAGGGCCGCCACGTGCTCCTGGCGACCGGCTCCGTGCCGAAGTCGCTGCCGGGCCTGGAGATCGACGGCAACCGCATCATCTCCTCGGACCACGCGCTGAAGCTGGACCGTGTGCCCAAGTCCGCGATCGTTCTGGGCGGCGGCGTCATCGGCGTCGAGTTCGCCTCGGCGTGGAAGTCCTTCGGCACCGACGTCACGATCGTCGAGGGCCTGAAGCACCTCGTCCCGGTCGAGGACGAGAACAGCTCGAAGCTCCTGGAGCGCGCGTTCCGCAAGCGCGGCATCAAGTTCAACCTCGGCACCTTCTTCGACAAGGCCGAGTACACGCAGGACGGCGTGAAGGTCTCCCTCGCCGACGGCAAGACCTTCGAGGCGGAGGTGCTGCTGGTCGCGATCGGCCGCGGTCCCGTCTCCCAGGGTCTGGGCTACGAGGAGGCGGGTGTCGCGATGGACCGCGGCTACGTCCTCGTCGACGAGTACATGCAGACCAACGTCCCGACGATCTCTGCCGTGGGCGACCTGGTCCCGACTCTCCAGCTCGCGCACGTCGGCTTCGCCGAGGGCATCCTCGTGGCGGAGCGTCTGGCCGGCCTCAAGACCGTGCCGGTCGACTACGACGGCGTGCCGAAGGTGACGTACTGCCACCCCGAGGTCGCTTCGGTCGGCATCACGGAGGCCAAGGCCAAGGAGATCTACGGCGCGGACAAGGTCGTCGCGCTCAAGTACAACCTGGCGGGCAACGGCAAGAGCAAGATCCTGAAGACCGCGGGCGAGATCAAGCTCGTCCAGGTCAAGGACGGTGCCGTGGTCGGCGTCCACATGGTCGGTGACCGTATGGGCGAGCAGGTCGGCGAAGCCCAGCTGATCTACAACTGGGAGGCGCTGCCGGCCGAGGTCGCGCAGCTCATCCACGCCCACCCGACGCAGAACGAGGCCATGGGCGAGGCACACCTGGCCCTGGCCGGCAAGCCCCTCCACTCCCACGACTGA
- the aceE gene encoding pyruvate dehydrogenase (acetyl-transferring), homodimeric type → MTDPVAKLPSELDQLPDRDPEETAEWAASLDAVTKAAGPHRAAYLMRRSLQHAEGAGIALPKLLETDYVNTIPTSAEPAFDGDLEMESKITAWNRWNAAAMVTRGARYGVGGHIATFASAAWLYETGFNHFFRGKEGDGSGDQLYIQGHASPGIYARAFLDGRISEQQLDNFRQESGGDGLPSYPHPRRLPWLWEFPTVSMGLGPLSAIYQARFNRYLANRNIKDTSNSHVWAFLGDGEMDEPESTAALALAAREQLDNLTFVINCNLQRLDGPVRANFRVVQELEGAFRGAGWNVIKTLWGNAWDELFQLDTTGALIRRLREVPDAQFQTYATRDVAYIREHFFGTEPALAELAKLLSDAKIAECFYSSRGGHEARKVYAAYRAAVEHKGAPTVILAQTVKGYTLGKGFESKNANHQMKKLSIDEFKGMRELLGLPIPDSAFEDGLVPYGHPGADSPEVRYLQERRAALGGPAPARRVHAVALPEPEERAFKALYKGSGKQEMATTMAFVRLVKDLMRDKETGRRWVPIVPDEARTFGMESLFPSAGIYSPLGQTYDPVDRDQLMYYKEAKDGQILNEGITEAGAMADFIAAATSYATHGETMIPFYIFYSMFGWQRTGDQMWQLADQLGKGFIVGATAGRTTLTGEGLQHADGHSHLIASTNPASLNYDPAFAYEIAVIVKDGLRRMYGQAAPGEDSDVFYYLTVYNEPKQQPAMPEGVEEGIVKGLYRFKEGAPAAEDAPRIQLLGSGTAIHWVLEAQELLAADWGVTADVWSATSWGELRRDALDSDAALLRGEERVPYVTQALSGAPGPVLAVSDWMRAVPDQISQWVEQDWSSLGTDGFGLSDTRAGARRHFGVDAESVAVAALAQLARRGEIPASKVKEAREKYGM, encoded by the coding sequence ATGACCGACCCCGTAGCAAAGCTTCCGAGCGAGCTCGACCAGCTCCCGGACCGCGACCCCGAGGAGACCGCCGAATGGGCGGCCTCCCTGGACGCCGTCACCAAGGCCGCGGGCCCGCACCGCGCCGCGTACCTGATGCGGCGCTCGCTCCAGCACGCCGAGGGCGCCGGCATCGCGCTGCCCAAGCTGCTGGAGACCGATTACGTCAACACCATCCCCACCTCCGCGGAACCCGCCTTCGACGGCGACCTGGAGATGGAATCCAAGATCACCGCGTGGAACCGCTGGAACGCGGCCGCGATGGTCACCCGGGGCGCCCGGTACGGCGTCGGCGGCCACATCGCCACGTTCGCCTCGGCGGCCTGGCTGTACGAGACCGGCTTCAACCACTTCTTCCGCGGCAAGGAGGGTGACGGCTCCGGCGACCAGCTCTACATCCAGGGCCACGCCTCGCCCGGCATCTACGCCCGCGCCTTCCTCGACGGCCGCATCAGCGAGCAGCAGCTCGACAACTTCCGCCAGGAGTCGGGCGGTGACGGCCTGCCGTCCTACCCGCACCCGCGGCGGCTGCCCTGGCTGTGGGAGTTCCCCACCGTGTCGATGGGCCTCGGCCCGCTCTCGGCCATCTACCAGGCGCGCTTCAACCGCTATCTGGCGAACCGCAACATCAAGGACACGTCGAACTCCCACGTCTGGGCCTTCCTCGGCGACGGCGAGATGGACGAACCCGAGTCGACCGCCGCCCTCGCCCTCGCGGCGCGTGAGCAGCTCGACAACCTGACCTTCGTCATCAACTGCAACCTGCAGCGCCTCGACGGCCCCGTCCGCGCCAACTTCCGCGTGGTGCAGGAGCTGGAGGGCGCGTTCCGCGGAGCCGGCTGGAACGTCATCAAGACGCTCTGGGGCAACGCCTGGGACGAGCTGTTCCAGCTGGACACCACGGGCGCGCTGATCCGCCGCCTCCGCGAGGTCCCGGACGCGCAGTTCCAGACGTACGCCACCCGCGACGTGGCCTACATCCGCGAGCACTTCTTCGGCACCGAGCCCGCGCTCGCCGAGCTGGCGAAGCTGCTGAGCGACGCGAAGATCGCCGAGTGCTTCTACAGCTCCCGCGGCGGCCACGAGGCCCGCAAGGTGTACGCGGCCTACCGTGCCGCCGTCGAGCACAAGGGCGCGCCGACCGTGATCCTGGCCCAGACGGTCAAGGGCTACACGCTCGGCAAGGGCTTCGAGTCCAAGAACGCCAACCACCAGATGAAGAAGCTGTCGATCGACGAGTTCAAGGGCATGCGCGAGCTGCTCGGCCTCCCGATCCCGGACAGCGCCTTCGAGGACGGGCTGGTCCCCTACGGCCACCCGGGAGCCGACTCCCCCGAGGTCCGTTACCTCCAGGAGCGCCGTGCCGCCCTCGGCGGTCCGGCCCCCGCCCGCCGGGTGCACGCCGTGGCCCTGCCGGAGCCGGAGGAGCGCGCCTTCAAGGCCCTGTACAAGGGCTCGGGCAAGCAGGAGATGGCGACCACCATGGCGTTCGTCCGCCTGGTGAAGGACCTGATGCGGGACAAGGAGACCGGCAGGCGCTGGGTTCCGATCGTCCCGGACGAGGCCCGTACCTTCGGTATGGAGTCGCTGTTCCCGTCGGCCGGGATCTACTCGCCGCTCGGCCAGACGTACGATCCGGTCGACCGCGACCAGCTGATGTACTACAAGGAGGCCAAGGACGGCCAGATCCTCAACGAGGGGATCACCGAGGCCGGCGCCATGGCCGACTTCATCGCCGCCGCCACGTCGTACGCGACGCACGGCGAGACGATGATCCCGTTCTACATCTTCTACTCGATGTTCGGCTGGCAGCGGACCGGCGACCAGATGTGGCAGCTCGCCGACCAGCTCGGCAAGGGCTTCATCGTCGGCGCCACCGCGGGCCGCACGACGCTGACCGGTGAGGGCCTGCAGCACGCGGACGGCCACTCGCACCTGATCGCATCCACGAACCCGGCGTCGCTCAACTACGACCCGGCGTTCGCGTACGAGATCGCGGTGATCGTCAAGGACGGTCTGCGGAGGATGTACGGCCAGGCGGCCCCCGGCGAGGACTCGGACGTCTTCTACTACCTGACGGTCTACAACGAGCCGAAGCAGCAGCCCGCGATGCCCGAGGGCGTCGAGGAGGGCATCGTCAAGGGCCTGTACCGCTTCAAGGAGGGCGCGCCGGCGGCTGAGGACGCCCCGCGCATCCAGCTCCTCGGTTCGGGTACGGCGATCCACTGGGTCCTGGAGGCCCAGGAACTGCTCGCCGCCGACTGGGGTGTCACGGCCGACGTCTGGTCCGCCACCTCGTGGGGCGAGCTGCGCCGCGACGCGCTGGACTCCGACGCGGCGCTGCTCCGCGGCGAGGAGCGCGTGCCGTACGTGACCCAGGCGCTCTCCGGCGCGCCGGGCCCGGTCCTCGCGGTCAGCGACTGGATGCGCGCGGTACCGGACCAGATCAGCCAGTGGGTGGAGCAGGACTGGTCCTCGCTGGGCACGGACGGCTTCGGCCTCTCCGACACCCGCGCGGGTGCGCGCCGCCACTTCGGGGTCGACGCCGAGTCGGTCGCGGTCGCCGCGCTGGCCCAGCTCGCCCGCCGCGGCGAGATCCCGGCCTCGAAGGTCAAGGAGGCCCGGGAGAAGTACGGGATGTGA
- a CDS encoding leucyl aminopeptidase, with protein sequence MTALTLSTSGAATLRADALVVGIAKGAGSKSGGLVVAPGAEAVDKAFDGKLAAVLETLGASGAEGEVTKLPAPSGLKAPVVIAVGLGPVPEKDEAYDAETLRRAAGSAARALKGSKKAGFALPTESVEDASAVAEGALLGAYAFTAYQGGENKLAPKGAKPDARKLPLGEVALLGTKPRDKAFKAAAERAVAVAEEINRARDLINTPPNDLYPESFAAVATAAGKEHGIKVQVLDEKALVKGGYGGLLGVGQGSTHGPRLVKLAYTHPKAEKTLALVGKGITYDSGGISLKPAGHNETMKCDMSGAAAVFAAVVSASRLGLQVNVTGWLALAENMPSGNATRPGDVLHMYSGKTVEVLNTDAEGRLVLADALTRASEEKPDAIVDVATLTGAMVLALGNRTFGVMSNDDAFRTSIHEIAEEVGEASWPMPLPADLRKGMDSPTADIANMGERMGGGLVAGLFLKEFVGEGIAWAHLDIAGPAFHEGAPYGYTPKGGTGSAVRTLVKLAERTAAGDLG encoded by the coding sequence GTGACTGCTCTCACTCTCAGCACCTCAGGTGCGGCGACGCTGCGCGCCGACGCACTCGTCGTCGGTATCGCCAAGGGCGCTGGGTCCAAGTCCGGGGGCCTGGTCGTGGCACCGGGCGCCGAGGCCGTGGACAAGGCGTTCGACGGAAAGCTCGCCGCCGTCCTGGAGACCCTGGGCGCCTCCGGGGCCGAGGGCGAAGTGACCAAGCTCCCCGCCCCCTCCGGCCTGAAGGCCCCCGTCGTCATCGCGGTCGGACTCGGTCCGGTCCCGGAGAAGGACGAGGCCTACGACGCCGAGACGCTCCGCCGGGCCGCCGGCAGCGCCGCACGTGCGCTGAAGGGCTCGAAGAAGGCCGGATTCGCGCTGCCGACCGAGTCCGTCGAGGATGCCTCGGCCGTCGCGGAGGGTGCCCTCCTCGGCGCGTACGCCTTCACCGCCTACCAGGGCGGCGAGAACAAGCTCGCCCCCAAGGGCGCCAAGCCCGACGCCAGGAAGCTGCCGCTCGGCGAGGTCGCCCTGCTCGGCACCAAGCCGCGCGACAAGGCCTTCAAGGCGGCCGCCGAGCGCGCCGTCGCGGTGGCCGAGGAGATCAACCGGGCCCGCGACCTGATCAACACCCCGCCGAACGACCTGTACCCCGAGTCCTTCGCAGCCGTGGCCACCGCCGCCGGCAAGGAGCACGGCATCAAGGTGCAGGTCCTCGACGAGAAGGCGCTCGTCAAGGGCGGCTACGGCGGCCTGCTCGGCGTCGGCCAGGGCTCCACCCACGGACCGCGCCTGGTCAAGCTGGCCTACACCCACCCCAAGGCCGAGAAGACCCTGGCCCTCGTGGGCAAGGGCATCACCTACGACTCGGGCGGCATCTCGCTCAAGCCGGCCGGCCACAACGAGACGATGAAGTGCGACATGAGCGGCGCGGCCGCCGTGTTCGCCGCCGTCGTCTCGGCGTCCCGCCTCGGCCTCCAGGTCAACGTCACCGGCTGGCTGGCCCTCGCCGAGAACATGCCCTCCGGCAACGCCACCCGCCCGGGTGACGTGCTGCACATGTACAGCGGCAAGACCGTCGAGGTCCTCAACACGGACGCCGAGGGCCGTCTGGTCCTCGCCGACGCGCTGACCCGCGCCTCGGAGGAGAAGCCCGACGCCATCGTCGACGTCGCGACCCTGACCGGTGCGATGGTCCTCGCCCTCGGCAACCGCACCTTCGGTGTGATGTCCAACGACGACGCGTTCCGTACGTCGATCCACGAGATCGCCGAGGAGGTCGGCGAGGCCTCGTGGCCGATGCCGCTCCCCGCCGACCTGCGCAAGGGCATGGACTCCCCGACCGCCGACATCGCCAACATGGGCGAGCGCATGGGCGGCGGCCTCGTGGCCGGTCTGTTCCTCAAGGAGTTCGTGGGCGAGGGCATCGCCTGGGCGCACCTGGACATCGCGGGCCCGGCGTTCCACGAGGGCGCCCCGTACGGCTACACGCCCAAGGGCGGCACCGGTTCCGCGGTCCGCACCCTGGTCAAGCTGGCCGAGCGCACGGCGGCCGGCGACCTCGGCTGA
- a CDS encoding adenosylcobinamide-GDP ribazoletransferase: MTSLNSHGLRFAFGTLTALPVRVTRWDRGTARAGMLCAPLAGLAVGLLAAVPGSLLLLGGAGPLVAAVASAALPAAVTRGLHLDGLADTADGLGSAKPAEAALRIMKQSDIGPFGVVTLLFVLLAQVAALFELYGRGWADGALGTVAAAVTARLALTLASRRGVPAARPEGLGAAVAGTVPPPGAAAAACVVVACCAGGGALLGGHGAALHQALAVLAGTGAAHLMLRHCVRRFGGVTGDVFGALEETAATTALLALALG, encoded by the coding sequence GTGACCTCCCTGAACAGCCACGGCCTGCGTTTCGCCTTCGGCACCCTGACCGCGCTCCCCGTCCGCGTCACCCGCTGGGACCGCGGAACCGCCCGCGCGGGCATGCTGTGCGCTCCGCTCGCCGGGCTCGCCGTGGGCCTGCTCGCGGCCGTCCCGGGGAGCCTGCTGCTGCTCGGCGGGGCGGGACCGCTGGTGGCGGCGGTCGCCTCCGCCGCGCTCCCGGCCGCGGTGACCAGAGGGCTGCACCTGGACGGGCTCGCGGACACCGCCGACGGGCTCGGCAGCGCGAAACCGGCCGAGGCCGCCCTGCGGATCATGAAGCAGTCGGACATCGGCCCGTTCGGCGTGGTCACCCTGCTGTTCGTGCTGCTGGCGCAGGTCGCCGCCCTCTTCGAGCTGTACGGCCGCGGATGGGCCGACGGCGCGCTGGGCACGGTGGCCGCCGCCGTCACGGCCAGGCTCGCGCTGACGCTCGCCTCGCGCCGCGGTGTCCCGGCGGCGCGACCGGAGGGCCTCGGCGCGGCGGTGGCGGGTACGGTGCCGCCGCCGGGTGCGGCGGCGGCGGCCTGCGTCGTGGTCGCCTGCTGCGCGGGGGGCGGCGCCCTGCTGGGCGGACACGGCGCGGCCCTTCACCAGGCGCTCGCGGTCCTGGCGGGCACCGGCGCCGCGCACCTGATGCTGCGTCACTGCGTGCGGCGCTTCGGCGGGGTGACCGGCGACGTGTTCGGCGCACTGGAGGAGACCGCGGCCACCACGGCCCTGCTGGCGCTGGCGCTGGGCTGA
- the cobT gene encoding nicotinate-nucleotide--dimethylbenzimidazole phosphoribosyltransferase, which produces MNLDDFSDLIERPDGGVRRDAEERRERLAVPVGALGRLDELGEWLSAAQQSVPVKPVDHPRVVLFAGDHGVAELGVSGRAAGTAHQLVRATLDGASTVAVLARRLSVPVRIVDAGLDCDPELLPDAVVRDRVRRGSGRIDIEDALTAEEAERAVRLGMRVADEEADSGTDLVVLGDLSVGGTTAASTLIAALCGTDASVVTGRGGARIDDLAWMRKCAAIRDALRRARPVLGDQLELLAAVGGADLAAMTGFLLQSAVRRMPVVLDGVVSAACALVAQRAAFRAPDWWLAGQVSGEPAQAKALDRMALTPLLDHGVTVGEGSGALLALPLVQAAAALAAELPERVRESAGDEEKPSEDASQDVDRAEDGEAPGDPRPAGTTA; this is translated from the coding sequence GTGAATCTGGACGACTTCTCCGACCTGATCGAACGCCCCGACGGGGGTGTGCGGCGTGACGCCGAGGAACGCCGGGAACGGCTGGCCGTGCCCGTGGGCGCCCTCGGCCGGCTCGACGAACTGGGTGAATGGCTCTCGGCCGCCCAGCAGTCGGTGCCGGTCAAGCCGGTGGACCACCCGCGCGTCGTGCTGTTCGCCGGGGACCACGGGGTCGCCGAGCTGGGGGTTTCCGGCCGGGCCGCCGGGACCGCGCACCAGCTGGTACGGGCCACGCTGGACGGCGCCAGCACCGTCGCCGTGCTGGCCCGCCGCCTCTCCGTGCCGGTACGGATCGTGGACGCCGGCCTGGACTGCGACCCCGAGCTGCTGCCGGACGCCGTCGTGCGCGACCGGGTGCGGCGGGGCAGCGGCCGGATCGACATCGAGGACGCGCTCACGGCCGAGGAGGCCGAGCGGGCCGTACGCCTCGGGATGCGCGTCGCCGACGAGGAGGCCGACTCCGGCACGGACCTGGTGGTGCTGGGGGATCTCAGCGTCGGCGGTACGACGGCGGCCTCGACCCTGATCGCGGCCCTGTGCGGCACGGACGCCTCGGTGGTGACCGGGCGCGGTGGCGCCCGCATCGACGACCTGGCGTGGATGCGCAAGTGCGCGGCGATCCGGGACGCGCTGCGGCGGGCCCGCCCCGTACTCGGTGACCAGCTGGAGCTGCTGGCGGCGGTGGGCGGCGCGGATCTGGCGGCGATGACCGGCTTCCTGCTGCAGAGCGCGGTGCGCCGGATGCCCGTGGTGCTGGACGGCGTGGTCTCGGCCGCGTGCGCACTGGTGGCCCAGCGGGCGGCCTTCCGGGCTCCCGACTGGTGGCTCGCCGGCCAGGTGAGCGGCGAGCCCGCGCAGGCGAAGGCGCTGGACCGGATGGCTCTGACACCGCTGCTGGACCACGGGGTGACGGTCGGTGAGGGGAGCGGCGCGCTGCTGGCCCTTCCGCTCGTCCAGGCCGCGGCGGCGCTCGCGGCGGAACTCCCCGAGCGGGTACGGGAGTCCGCCGGGGACGAGGAGAAGCCTTCCGAGGACGCCTCGCAGGACGTGGACCGGGCGGAGGACGGCGAGGCGCCCGGGGACCCGCGGCCCGCGGGGACGACCGCCTGA